A single window of Fischerella sp. PCC 9605 DNA harbors:
- a CDS encoding cysteine peptidase family C39 domain-containing protein has translation MNSYSSLRVQGEHVYTSNQHSLIPKETILRLLKIVTGDTTLASDFSQVWVLREFQLGDDLASYTPDRQTEDSNNVLYLVCKGRVRLLGFDATFGREVPTQLLLVEQTFGADHLFCYQPLPYRAVAASAGFVAYIRLYDLNQWLQRLPTLDDYWRQLACERQALIFFKTNTELRSHTSHSLRKLLPYLVQTKISAGSALVSVTPLSQGRFWLAHGKIISPTANTQPPSMGESWGYPDTTIPDWIAKTDLQVYHLPKEYWQSDDAIAPEFFLGGREQVVKADTEEEDTGTQRRGDAENFLIQSPHVNETTSSENPHSESPKPVENTAEMDFPQLKNQRWSASKLWRRYPFVQQQSSSDCGAACLVMISLYWGKRFSLNTLRNLAQTDRMGASLSALADAAETLGYDALPVRASLSKLELQTNPWIAHWQGIHYVVVWQIKGDRVLICDPAIGKRSLLREEFEANWTGYALLLYPTERLDTKKNEKISFGGFWQAFWHHRHLLGQIILASVLLAVFGLAAPLITQVVLDRVLVNKSLTSLNIFAFGFLFFGIWRISVQAVRQYLLDYFSNRMDITLLGGFISHTLRLPLQFFASRQAGDIITRIQENRKIQLFFTKQAVSTTLDALMVVVYLGLMAYFNLRLTLMVLVLILPIVLLTAAASPFLKNVSRELLQKSAVQSSAMVEMIAGINTIKTIAAERVMRWRWEERFTSMVQARFRGQKLANNLQLATSLINHLGMTTLLWYGAILVIGREMTVGQFVAFNMLIGSAINPVLALVGLWDEFQEVLISLERLNDVLATQPEEYSQKPLLVLPPIRGDVRFERVCFRYNADAEGYMLQNISFQVKAGQTVGIVGLSGSGKSTLVNLLAGLNRPNSGRILIDGHDIASVSPQSLRSQLGVVPQDVFLFVGSILENITLFDAEICLEQAIAAAKLVDAHAFIQALPWGYNTRIGEGGMMLSGGQRQRIAIARALVRKPRILILDEATSCLDTESEHRFQQNLARFRRFKPFHVHHDTYKSCRDVPWHVSTPTYEACTTFIIAHRLSTIRHAESILVLDRGILVEQGNHQELMTIGGLYYHLVQQQ, from the coding sequence ATGAACTCGTACTCGTCGTTAAGGGTTCAGGGAGAGCATGTTTATACAAGTAATCAGCATTCTCTCATTCCAAAAGAGACTATCCTCAGGCTTTTAAAGATAGTCACTGGAGACACAACCCTCGCATCCGACTTTAGCCAAGTTTGGGTTCTGCGTGAGTTTCAATTAGGTGACGATTTGGCTAGTTATACTCCGGATAGACAAACGGAGGATAGCAATAATGTTCTTTACCTAGTTTGCAAAGGCCGAGTGCGGCTATTAGGGTTTGACGCTACCTTTGGGCGAGAAGTGCCAACTCAGTTACTGTTGGTGGAGCAAACTTTTGGAGCAGACCATTTATTCTGTTATCAACCTTTACCTTACCGAGCAGTCGCTGCTAGTGCTGGTTTTGTGGCATACATTCGCTTGTATGACCTCAATCAGTGGTTGCAGCGGCTACCTACTCTGGATGATTATTGGCGGCAACTAGCTTGTGAGCGACAAGCGTTGATTTTCTTCAAAACCAATACAGAGTTACGCTCACATACCAGCCATTCCCTACGAAAGCTTTTACCTTACCTAGTCCAAACCAAAATAAGTGCTGGTTCAGCTTTGGTATCAGTAACTCCCCTTTCACAGGGGCGCTTTTGGCTAGCACATGGAAAAATAATTAGTCCCACAGCAAACACTCAGCCACCATCAATGGGAGAAAGCTGGGGATACCCCGATACCACAATCCCAGATTGGATTGCCAAAACGGATCTACAAGTATACCACCTACCTAAAGAATATTGGCAGTCAGATGATGCGATCGCACCAGAATTTTTTTTGGGCGGGCGAGAGCAAGTTGTGAAAGCTGACACAGAAGAAGAGGACACGGGGACACAAAGACGCGGGGACGCGGAGAATTTCTTAATACAGTCTCCCCACGTCAATGAAACCACGTCTTCTGAGAACCCACACTCAGAGAGTCCAAAACCAGTGGAAAACACCGCAGAGATGGACTTTCCACAATTGAAAAACCAGCGTTGGTCAGCTAGCAAGTTGTGGCGTCGCTATCCCTTTGTTCAACAGCAAAGTTCTTCAGATTGTGGTGCGGCGTGTTTGGTGATGATTAGCCTCTACTGGGGCAAACGTTTCAGCCTTAACACCTTGCGAAACTTAGCCCAAACAGACCGCATGGGCGCGTCTCTCTCAGCTTTAGCAGATGCAGCAGAGACCTTGGGTTACGATGCTTTACCAGTCAGGGCTTCTTTAAGCAAGCTAGAGTTGCAAACTAACCCTTGGATTGCTCACTGGCAAGGAATTCACTACGTGGTTGTTTGGCAAATAAAAGGCGATCGCGTGTTGATTTGCGATCCGGCGATCGGTAAGCGATCGCTCTTGCGTGAAGAATTTGAAGCTAATTGGACAGGATATGCTCTGCTACTGTATCCTACTGAACGCTTAGACACCAAAAAGAATGAAAAAATTTCCTTTGGTGGCTTTTGGCAAGCTTTTTGGCATCACCGTCACCTACTTGGGCAAATCATTCTTGCTTCGGTACTGCTGGCAGTTTTTGGATTAGCAGCACCTCTAATTACTCAGGTCGTTCTTGACCGAGTATTGGTAAATAAAAGCTTGACTAGCCTCAATATCTTCGCCTTTGGTTTTCTGTTTTTCGGCATCTGGCGCATTAGTGTCCAAGCAGTACGCCAATACCTGCTGGACTATTTTTCCAACCGCATGGACATTACCTTACTCGGTGGTTTTATCAGCCACACGCTGCGTTTACCATTGCAGTTTTTTGCTTCACGTCAGGCGGGGGATATCATTACCCGCATTCAAGAAAACCGCAAAATCCAATTATTTTTTACTAAGCAAGCGGTGAGTACCACCTTGGATGCGCTGATGGTGGTTGTCTACCTGGGATTAATGGCATATTTCAACTTGCGCCTCACTTTGATGGTGTTGGTTTTGATTCTACCGATCGTGCTTTTGACTGCCGCAGCAAGTCCATTCCTGAAAAATGTCTCACGAGAACTTTTGCAAAAATCAGCAGTGCAAAGTTCCGCGATGGTGGAAATGATCGCTGGTATCAACACAATCAAAACTATCGCTGCTGAACGGGTGATGCGCTGGCGTTGGGAGGAACGCTTCACAAGTATGGTGCAAGCGAGGTTTCGAGGTCAGAAACTGGCTAATAATTTACAGCTAGCAACTAGCTTGATTAATCACCTCGGTATGACAACACTGTTGTGGTATGGAGCGATTCTAGTAATAGGTAGGGAGATGACGGTTGGTCAGTTTGTCGCTTTTAATATGCTCATTGGCAGCGCAATCAACCCTGTTTTGGCGTTGGTCGGGCTATGGGATGAGTTTCAAGAGGTACTGATTTCTCTGGAACGTCTCAATGATGTCTTAGCCACCCAACCGGAAGAATATTCCCAAAAACCGCTACTGGTGTTACCCCCAATTCGGGGTGATGTACGTTTTGAGCGTGTCTGTTTCCGTTACAATGCCGATGCAGAGGGCTACATGCTGCAAAATATTTCCTTTCAAGTCAAAGCAGGACAGACTGTTGGTATTGTTGGGTTGAGCGGTTCTGGTAAGAGTACTTTAGTTAATTTACTTGCGGGTTTAAATCGTCCCAATAGTGGGCGAATTTTGATTGATGGGCATGATATTGCTAGTGTTTCTCCCCAATCGTTGCGTAGTCAGTTAGGTGTAGTACCGCAAGATGTTTTTTTGTTTGTAGGCAGCATTTTAGAAAATATTACGCTGTTTGATGCCGAGATTTGTTTAGAACAAGCGATCGCCGCTGCCAAACTTGTAGACGCACACGCCTTTATTCAGGCACTGCCTTGGGGCTATAACACCCGTATTGGAGAGGGAGGAATGATGCTTTCGGGTGGACAGCGGCAAAGAATCGCGATCGCCCGTGCATTGGTAAGGAAACCACGTATCCTAATTTTAGATGAAGCTACAAGCTGCCTGGATACCGAATCCGAACACCGATTTCAACAAAATTTAGCTCGCTTCCGTCGCTTCAAACCATTTCACGTTCATCACGATACATATAAATCCTGTAGAGACGTGCCATGGCACGTCTCTACTCCCACCTATGAGGCTTGCACCACCTTTATCATTGCCCATCGCCTCTCTACTATTCGCCATGCTGAGTCCATCCTCGTTTTAGACCGAGGTATTCTTGTTGAGCAAGGCAATCATCAAGAATTAATGACAATTGGCGGTCTTTATTACCACTTAGTTCAACAGCAATAG
- a CDS encoding GH116 family glycosyl hydrolase yields the protein MTNQSSPQIPSCTWNRPIGLGWDKPYTVRYASNIDDGPWHGMPLGGFGAGCIGRSSRGDFNLWHVDGGEHTFKNISACQFSVFESDGSSSQAYALCTQPPDDGNLAAWQWYPASKAGGEWERGRGEETENTSGTYHALYPRSWFIYEGVYQTQLTCEHFSPIWANNYQETSYPVAVFLWTAHNSTNAPITLSIMLSWQNMVGWFTNALKSPEVRMRDDGSPVYEYQPRLGESKDNFNQLVENTEYIGCVLGRVGINEPVREGEGQWCFATRKHPNLEVFYHSRWNPVGTGEDLWESFAKDGSLPNYLDETPAVEGEQIGSALAVRFTLQPGETLQIPFVLAWDFPVTEFAAGINYYRRYSDFFGRSGKNAWAIASTALQQYQTWQAQIQAWQQPILDRADLPDWFKMALFNELYDLTAGGTLWSAASERDSIGQFAVLECLDYRWYESLDVRLYGSFALLMLFPELEKAVIRAFARAIPTSDNNTRVIGYYLTIGAESPFAVRKVAGATPHDLGAPNEHVWEKTNYTSYQDCNQWKDLGCDFVLQVYRDFLFTGADDVNFLADCWHAIVETLDYLKTFDKDGDGIPENSGAPDQTFDDWRLQGVSAYCGGLWLAALEAAIAICDVLLTNHGDAENTEELVEQKSIYEVWLEQSRPIYEEKLWNGQYYRLDSNSGSDVVMADQLCGQFYARLLGLPDIVPSDRALSALKTVYNACFLKFHNGQFGAANGLRPDGSPENPQATHPLEVWTGINFGLAAFMVQMGMKDEAINMTATVVRQIYENGLQFRTPEAITAVGTFRASTYLRAMAIWAIYLVNSQ from the coding sequence ATGACGAATCAATCCTCCCCGCAAATTCCTTCCTGCACTTGGAATCGTCCTATAGGTTTAGGCTGGGACAAACCCTACACTGTCCGTTACGCTAGCAATATTGATGATGGCCCTTGGCATGGAATGCCTTTAGGTGGCTTTGGTGCAGGTTGTATTGGTCGTTCTTCGCGGGGAGATTTTAATCTGTGGCACGTCGACGGTGGTGAACATACCTTCAAAAATATTTCTGCCTGTCAATTCAGTGTATTTGAGTCAGATGGTTCTTCTTCTCAAGCCTACGCTTTGTGTACGCAACCGCCTGATGATGGTAATCTCGCAGCTTGGCAATGGTACCCGGCTAGTAAAGCAGGGGGAGAGTGGGAGAGGGGGAGAGGGGAGGAAACAGAAAATACCTCTGGAACCTATCACGCTCTTTATCCTCGCAGTTGGTTTATTTATGAAGGGGTATATCAAACCCAGTTAACTTGTGAGCACTTTTCTCCTATTTGGGCAAATAATTACCAAGAAACCAGTTATCCTGTAGCGGTGTTTTTGTGGACAGCACATAACTCTACAAACGCACCGATAACTCTCAGCATTATGCTCTCTTGGCAGAATATGGTGGGCTGGTTTACTAATGCCTTGAAATCCCCGGAAGTACGGATGCGGGATGATGGTAGTCCAGTTTATGAGTACCAGCCGCGCTTGGGAGAAAGCAAAGATAATTTCAATCAACTAGTTGAAAATACTGAATATATTGGCTGTGTTTTAGGTCGTGTTGGTATTAATGAACCTGTCCGAGAAGGAGAGGGACAGTGGTGCTTTGCTACGCGCAAACATCCCAATTTGGAAGTATTTTACCACTCGCGATGGAATCCGGTTGGTACTGGTGAAGATTTATGGGAAAGCTTTGCAAAAGATGGTTCTTTACCAAATTATCTAGATGAAACTCCTGCGGTTGAAGGAGAACAGATAGGAAGTGCCCTTGCTGTGCGGTTCACTCTGCAACCAGGCGAAACTTTACAAATTCCCTTTGTTCTGGCTTGGGATTTTCCTGTAACGGAATTTGCGGCAGGCATTAATTATTACCGCAGATATTCTGACTTTTTTGGCCGTAGTGGCAAGAATGCTTGGGCGATCGCATCCACTGCTCTACAACAATACCAAACCTGGCAAGCGCAGATTCAAGCATGGCAACAACCGATTCTCGACCGTGCAGATTTACCAGACTGGTTCAAAATGGCTTTATTTAATGAGCTTTACGACCTCACTGCTGGTGGTACTCTGTGGAGTGCAGCAAGTGAACGGGACTCTATCGGTCAGTTTGCGGTGCTAGAGTGCTTGGACTACCGCTGGTATGAAAGCCTGGATGTGCGGCTTTATGGTTCTTTTGCTCTGTTGATGTTGTTCCCAGAACTAGAGAAGGCGGTCATTCGCGCTTTTGCACGGGCAATTCCTACTAGTGATAATAATACTCGTGTAATTGGCTACTATCTCACTATCGGGGCAGAAAGCCCTTTCGCCGTCCGTAAGGTTGCAGGAGCAACACCCCACGACTTGGGCGCACCCAACGAACACGTTTGGGAAAAGACAAATTATACCAGTTACCAAGATTGTAACCAGTGGAAGGATTTAGGTTGTGACTTTGTTTTGCAGGTATACCGCGATTTTTTGTTCACAGGTGCTGACGATGTGAATTTTCTGGCAGACTGTTGGCATGCCATTGTGGAAACCCTCGACTATCTAAAAACTTTTGACAAAGATGGTGATGGAATTCCGGAAAATTCCGGTGCACCCGATCAAACTTTTGACGACTGGCGGTTACAGGGAGTGAGTGCTTATTGTGGTGGGCTATGGTTGGCGGCGTTAGAAGCTGCGATCGCAATTTGTGATGTTTTGTTGACAAACCACGGAGACGCAGAGAACACAGAGGAGTTAGTAGAACAAAAATCTATTTACGAAGTTTGGTTAGAACAATCTCGCCCTATCTATGAAGAAAAACTCTGGAATGGACAATACTACCGACTGGATAGTAACAGTGGTTCGGATGTAGTTATGGCAGATCAGTTGTGCGGACAATTTTATGCGCGTTTGTTGGGGCTGCCTGATATTGTACCGAGCGATCGCGCTCTGTCTGCACTGAAAACTGTTTACAATGCTTGCTTTCTCAAGTTCCATAATGGTCAGTTTGGTGCTGCGAACGGTCTTCGTCCCGACGGTTCACCAGAAAATCCTCAAGCGACTCACCCCCTAGAAGTCTGGACAGGAATCAATTTTGGTCTAGCGGCCTTTATGGTGCAGATGGGAATGAAGGATGAAGCAATTAACATGACAGCAACTGTAGTGCGACAAATTTATGAAAATGGTTTACAATTCCGCACACCTGAAGCTATCACTGCTGTCGGTACTTTCCGTGCCAGTACTTACCTGCGGGCAATGGCAATTTGGGCAATTTATTTGGTCAATAGTCAATAG